The Erythrobacter aurantius genome includes a window with the following:
- a CDS encoding glutathione S-transferase family protein yields MAEFTFYTVAMSRGQISRWALHEAGADYEHVVFDWATRPTDFININPMNKVPALVHHHGDHDHVVTEAAAINHYLAETHPESGLLPDIHERAAYFRWLFFAAGPLEQAVVGKAMGWEVPPERAGMAGFGSLDLALSAMEGWLSKNDFAAGKRFTMADTYVGSQFVWGLRFGSIPETPAFKAYVERITQRPAYAEANAIDAKLIAEAGQ; encoded by the coding sequence ATGGCCGAGTTCACATTCTACACCGTCGCCATGAGCCGTGGACAGATTTCGCGCTGGGCATTGCACGAAGCGGGCGCGGATTACGAACACGTCGTATTCGATTGGGCCACGCGGCCCACCGACTTCATCAACATAAACCCGATGAACAAGGTGCCCGCGCTGGTCCACCATCACGGCGATCACGATCACGTCGTGACCGAGGCGGCTGCGATCAACCACTATCTTGCCGAAACCCACCCCGAATCCGGTCTGCTGCCCGACATCCATGAACGTGCCGCCTATTTCCGCTGGCTGTTCTTTGCCGCAGGACCGCTGGAGCAGGCTGTGGTTGGCAAGGCAATGGGCTGGGAAGTCCCGCCAGAACGCGCCGGAATGGCCGGTTTCGGTAGCCTTGATCTCGCGCTGTCCGCGATGGAAGGCTGGCTTTCGAAGAACGACTTCGCCGCCGGCAAACGCTTCACGATGGCGGATACCTATGTCGGCAGCCAGTTTGTATGGGGACTGCGCTTTGGCTCGATCCCGGAAACGCCGGCGTTCAAGGCCTATGTCGAACGGATCACCCAGCGCCCCGCCTATGCAGAGGCCAATGCCATCGATGCAAAGCTGATTGCGGAGGCCGGGCAATGA
- a CDS encoding DUF1428 domain-containing protein — translation MYVQGFVIPVPEGNREAYREIAEKFWAIAKDYGARAQIECWEVDVPDGESTDFRRAVKVEDGEKVVFSWVTWDDKQSCDAGHEKMMADERMQTQFGNPDGSDMPFDGKRMIFGGFEPIVWKEA, via the coding sequence ATGTATGTGCAGGGGTTCGTGATCCCGGTGCCCGAAGGCAACCGGGAGGCATACCGCGAGATTGCGGAGAAATTCTGGGCGATCGCAAAGGACTATGGCGCGCGGGCGCAGATCGAATGCTGGGAAGTCGATGTACCCGATGGCGAAAGCACCGATTTCCGCCGCGCCGTGAAGGTTGAGGACGGCGAGAAAGTCGTGTTTTCCTGGGTCACGTGGGACGACAAGCAAAGCTGCGATGCCGGTCATGAAAAGATGATGGCCGACGAACGCATGCAAACCCAATTCGGCAATCCCGATGGCAGCGACATGCCTTTTGACGGAAAACGGATGATCTTTGGCGGGTTCGAGCCGATCGTATGGAAGGAGGCATAG
- a CDS encoding oxygenase MpaB family protein, translating to MAVMLALNRLLPYIRTMPDPIESLRLRLVEQVRGVFNDTKSGQKPVPISDDALFAKDTPIRLVHADLVGMMTGGIRGLMLQILHPEALQGVLDHSNFREDMHGRLQRTARFIAVTTFGHRDEAMKAIDRVNRIHAKVGGTLPDGTPYKATNPRTLAWVHVTEAQSFLAGYLRHVRPDMPYSERDEYYRQFAVIARALGADPVPESCNEADAIFRELRSDLRASPAAREVAQLVLSQRPKGTPAALQNVIGAEAVAMLPDWARQMLRLQRPVLTALPARAATWGVGRTLRWAFRQN from the coding sequence ATGGCAGTGATGCTCGCCTTGAACCGCCTGCTGCCCTATATTCGGACCATGCCGGACCCCATCGAATCCCTGCGTTTGCGACTGGTAGAGCAGGTCAGAGGGGTGTTTAACGACACCAAGAGCGGGCAGAAGCCTGTGCCGATCTCCGATGATGCGCTGTTCGCGAAGGACACGCCGATCCGGTTGGTTCATGCAGACCTCGTCGGGATGATGACCGGGGGTATTCGCGGGCTGATGCTCCAAATACTCCACCCCGAGGCGCTGCAAGGGGTGCTCGACCATTCGAACTTTCGCGAAGACATGCACGGTCGCCTTCAGCGAACCGCGCGTTTTATCGCAGTCACAACCTTCGGGCATCGCGATGAGGCGATGAAGGCGATTGACCGGGTCAACCGGATTCATGCGAAGGTTGGTGGAACCTTACCTGATGGCACCCCGTACAAAGCCACCAATCCGCGCACCCTTGCGTGGGTTCATGTGACAGAGGCGCAGAGCTTTCTTGCCGGATATCTGCGCCATGTCCGCCCTGACATGCCCTATTCTGAACGCGACGAATATTATCGCCAGTTCGCGGTCATCGCCCGCGCTCTGGGGGCCGACCCTGTTCCGGAAAGCTGCAATGAAGCCGATGCGATCTTTCGCGAATTGCGCAGCGACCTGCGTGCCTCGCCCGCCGCGCGCGAAGTGGCGCAACTCGTTCTCAGCCAGCGCCCAAAGGGCACTCCGGCCGCATTGCAAAACGTGATCGGAGCGGAAGCGGTGGCGATGCTGCCCGACTGGGCACGCCAGATGCTGCGGCTGCAACGCCCGGTATTGACCGCCCTGCCCGCTCGTGCGGCGACCTGGGGAGTGGGTCGCACTCTGCGCTGGGCGTTCCGCCAGAATTGA
- the cobS gene encoding cobaltochelatase subunit CobS — protein sequence MNSHATKEFAGASAIPAEPDTTVDVRDTFGIDVDWQVPAFSQPSEHVPERDDSYVFDPETTLAILAGFAHNRRVMVQGYHGTGKSTHIEQVAARLNWPSIRVNLDAHISRIDLVGRDAIVLKDGLQVTEFKEGILPWALQHPVALTFDEYDAGRPDVMFVIQRVLEFDGRLTLLDQNRVITPNPYFRLFATTNTVGLGDTSGLYHGTQAINQAQMDRWNIVVALNYLPAETEQQIVKSKTPDTDDAMIADMVKVAELTRQGFMNGDISTVMSPRTVITWAQNAAIFKNVGFAFRLSFLNKCDEAERTLVSEYYQRVFNEDLPEGAI from the coding sequence ATGAACTCACACGCCACCAAAGAATTCGCCGGCGCCAGCGCCATTCCTGCCGAACCCGATACGACTGTCGACGTGCGCGACACTTTCGGCATCGATGTCGATTGGCAGGTTCCCGCCTTTTCGCAGCCGAGCGAGCATGTGCCCGAACGCGATGACAGCTATGTCTTCGATCCGGAAACCACTCTCGCGATTCTGGCGGGCTTTGCGCACAACCGGCGGGTGATGGTGCAGGGCTATCATGGCACCGGCAAATCGACCCATATCGAACAGGTCGCCGCGCGCCTGAACTGGCCCAGCATCCGCGTAAACCTCGACGCGCATATCAGCCGTATCGACCTAGTCGGACGCGATGCGATTGTTCTGAAGGACGGTTTGCAGGTCACCGAATTCAAGGAAGGCATTCTGCCCTGGGCGCTTCAGCACCCGGTGGCGCTGACCTTCGATGAATATGATGCCGGTCGCCCGGATGTGATGTTCGTGATTCAGCGCGTGCTGGAATTTGACGGTCGCCTGACGCTGCTTGATCAGAACCGCGTGATCACGCCGAACCCCTATTTCCGACTGTTTGCGACGACCAACACCGTCGGCCTTGGCGATACCAGCGGCTTGTACCACGGCACGCAGGCGATCAACCAGGCGCAGATGGACCGCTGGAACATCGTCGTCGCTCTCAATTACCTGCCCGCCGAAACCGAGCAGCAGATCGTCAAGTCCAAGACGCCGGATACCGACGATGCGATGATTGCTGACATGGTCAAGGTAGCGGAACTGACGCGTCAGGGCTTCATGAACGGCGACATTTCGACCGTAATGAGCCCGCGTACCGTCATCACCTGGGCCCAGAACGCAGCGATTTTCAAGAATGTCGGCTTTGCCTTCCGCCTGTCGTTCCTGAACAAGTGCGACGAGGCCGAACGCACGCTGGTGAGCGAATACTACCAGCGCGTGTTCAATGAGGATCTGCCGGAAGGTGCGATCTAG
- a CDS encoding transglycosylase domain-containing protein, with product MALFERFWKRRGGGELPTGGAGFFPLYESQRPIDPDEDGPAYRPAGSPDYATWDARLSQLDSSLEREERRRLPWWTREYWRGRRKRWWAVRVIAACFALFIALFLWLAITAPLSKSLEPIAPPQITLLASDGTPIARSGAVVEAPVEVDKLPPHVIEAFLAIEDRRFYSHWGIDPRGIARAIWTGNGGGSTITQQLAKFTFLTPEQTLTRKAREALIAFWLEGWLTKDEILSRYLSNAYFGDNQYGLRAASLHYFYRQPENLRPEQAAMLAGLLQAPSRYAPTNHYDRAKARMDLVIGAMVEVGYLTQAEADALPDPRLDVRTRNDLPTGTYFADWALPIAREGMEVSYSRQTLTTTLDARLQALASRVTSRAALGNAQVALVAMRPTGEVVAMVGGRSYADSPFNRATQARRQPGSTFKLFVYLAALEAGWEPDDTIANTPIETGSYRPGNAGDRYSEAITLEDAFATSSNVAAVRLFNEVGSENVIRMARSLGVTSDMTKGDPSLALGTSTMTLLELTAAYAGVAANRFPVKPRAFPQEEQSWWEWLTTPVDSASARTHENIERMLRAAINRGTGEAAELPIANFGKTGTTQNYRDALFVGYAGDLVVGVWVGNDDASPLNRVSGGGVPARIWKDFMRGALSLPAPRPSASPDPEGPVQPLDVDIGEGEEIPLGEDGARLRIESDGIVLSQDGVPVEVRLGEEGLRVEPIPPEE from the coding sequence ATGGCGCTGTTCGAACGATTCTGGAAACGCCGGGGCGGGGGCGAGTTGCCTACGGGCGGCGCGGGATTCTTTCCGTTGTACGAATCGCAAAGGCCGATTGATCCTGACGAGGACGGGCCTGCATACCGCCCGGCAGGCTCGCCCGATTACGCCACTTGGGACGCCCGGCTGTCCCAGCTCGACAGCTCGCTTGAACGCGAAGAACGCCGCCGCCTGCCGTGGTGGACCCGCGAATATTGGCGCGGCCGGCGCAAGCGCTGGTGGGCGGTCCGCGTCATCGCGGCCTGCTTTGCCCTGTTTATCGCCCTGTTCCTGTGGCTCGCGATCACCGCTCCGCTATCGAAGAGCCTTGAACCCATTGCCCCGCCGCAGATCACCTTGCTGGCGAGTGACGGCACGCCGATAGCCCGAAGCGGAGCGGTGGTGGAGGCGCCTGTCGAGGTGGACAAGCTGCCGCCTCATGTCATCGAGGCGTTTCTGGCGATTGAGGACCGGCGCTTTTATTCCCATTGGGGCATCGACCCGCGAGGGATTGCCCGAGCGATATGGACCGGAAATGGCGGCGGTTCGACTATCACCCAGCAGCTCGCCAAATTCACTTTCCTGACCCCAGAGCAGACGCTGACGCGCAAGGCGCGCGAGGCGCTGATCGCCTTCTGGCTGGAGGGCTGGCTGACCAAGGATGAAATCCTGTCGCGCTATCTTTCCAATGCCTATTTCGGGGACAATCAATACGGGCTGCGCGCCGCAAGCCTTCATTACTTCTACCGCCAGCCCGAAAACCTGCGGCCAGAGCAGGCAGCCATGCTTGCCGGGCTATTGCAGGCTCCCTCCCGTTACGCGCCGACGAACCACTACGACCGCGCAAAGGCGCGCATGGATCTCGTGATCGGGGCGATGGTGGAGGTGGGTTACCTCACACAGGCGGAGGCCGATGCCCTGCCAGACCCGCGGCTTGACGTGCGCACCCGCAACGATCTGCCCACGGGCACCTATTTCGCCGATTGGGCGCTGCCGATCGCGCGTGAAGGGATGGAAGTCAGCTATTCGCGTCAGACCCTTACGACAACGCTAGACGCACGGCTCCAGGCGCTTGCAAGCCGCGTGACGAGCCGCGCCGCATTGGGCAATGCGCAGGTTGCGCTGGTGGCAATGCGTCCCACCGGTGAAGTGGTGGCGATGGTGGGGGGACGCAGCTATGCCGATTCCCCGTTCAACCGCGCAACACAGGCGCGGCGGCAGCCGGGGTCAACGTTCAAATTGTTTGTCTACCTTGCCGCGCTAGAAGCCGGGTGGGAACCCGATGACACGATAGCAAACACTCCCATCGAAACGGGTTCGTACCGTCCGGGCAACGCGGGCGATCGATACTCCGAAGCGATTACGCTTGAGGATGCTTTTGCCACTTCAAGCAATGTCGCGGCAGTGCGGCTTTTCAATGAAGTCGGCAGCGAAAACGTCATCCGCATGGCGCGTTCGCTGGGGGTGACTTCGGACATGACCAAAGGCGATCCGAGCCTTGCCTTGGGCACTTCGACGATGACGCTGCTTGAGCTTACCGCTGCCTACGCCGGAGTTGCTGCCAACCGCTTTCCCGTAAAGCCGCGTGCCTTTCCGCAAGAGGAGCAGAGCTGGTGGGAATGGCTGACCACCCCGGTCGACAGCGCATCTGCCCGCACGCACGAAAATATCGAACGCATGCTGCGCGCTGCAATCAATCGCGGGACGGGGGAGGCGGCGGAATTGCCGATCGCCAATTTCGGAAAGACCGGCACGACCCAGAATTACCGTGATGCCCTGTTCGTCGGTTATGCGGGCGATCTTGTGGTGGGCGTCTGGGTCGGCAATGACGATGCCTCTCCGCTCAATCGCGTGTCAGGCGGCGGTGTTCCGGCCCGCATCTGGAAGGACTTCATGCGCGGCGCCTTGTCGCTACCTGCTCCGCGTCCGAGCGCCTCACCCGATCCCGAGGGACCGGTTCAGCCGCTTGATGTCGATATAGGCGAGGGCGAGGAAATTCCGTTGGGCGAAGATGGCGCAAGGCTGCGAATTGAATCCGACGGCATCGTGCTCTCGCAGGACGGAGTACCGGTGGAAGTCCGCCTTGGCGAAGAAGGCTTGCGGGTCGAACCGATCCCACCCGAAGAATAG
- a CDS encoding PaaI family thioesterase → MTDIPARLKLPAYAQALGIEVARIEDGVPVLTVEFGRIVEGRPQHYHGGATAGLLENAGYAALRARLIAEGREAQLKPVNITVQYLSAGKSQTSFAKGRITRLGRRNANIAVEAWQDDPGRPIATAIMNILMA, encoded by the coding sequence ATGACTGACATTCCGGCAAGGCTGAAACTGCCCGCTTACGCGCAAGCGCTGGGGATAGAAGTCGCGCGGATCGAAGACGGTGTGCCCGTGCTTACCGTGGAATTCGGCCGCATCGTCGAAGGAAGGCCGCAGCACTATCACGGCGGAGCCACCGCTGGTCTGCTGGAGAACGCCGGCTATGCGGCACTGCGCGCCCGGCTGATCGCGGAAGGGCGCGAAGCACAATTGAAGCCGGTTAATATCACCGTGCAATACCTATCGGCGGGGAAGTCCCAAACCAGTTTTGCCAAAGGCCGCATCACCCGGCTCGGACGGCGTAATGCCAATATCGCGGTGGAAGCATGGCAGGATGATCCTGGTCGCCCGATAGCGACCGCAATCATGAATATCCTGATGGCTTGA
- a CDS encoding PaaI family thioesterase has product MSTNQSQFDAKMVGRFLFEAGHTGWLGLKYTDHGYNWVEIELPWREDLLGEPDRAVLASGPIISLMDMASGMSIWQTKKDFTPIATLDLRVDYQRPARERSSVWGRVECYRTTRSAAFVRGIAHDGDPDDPVAHVAGVFMTIGKDPRRVRMSNDDAAPSEAGTGDD; this is encoded by the coding sequence ATGAGCACTAATCAATCGCAGTTTGATGCGAAAATGGTTGGCCGGTTTCTGTTCGAGGCTGGCCACACCGGGTGGCTTGGTCTGAAATACACCGACCATGGATACAATTGGGTCGAGATCGAATTGCCCTGGCGCGAAGACCTGCTGGGTGAGCCGGACCGCGCGGTTCTCGCATCAGGCCCGATCATCAGCCTGATGGACATGGCCAGCGGCATGTCGATCTGGCAAACCAAGAAGGACTTCACCCCCATCGCCACGCTCGACCTGCGCGTCGATTACCAGCGCCCAGCACGCGAACGCAGTTCGGTCTGGGGGCGGGTCGAATGCTACCGCACCACACGCTCGGCCGCCTTTGTCAGGGGCATTGCGCACGATGGCGATCCTGATGATCCTGTTGCGCATGTCGCGGGGGTATTCATGACCATTGGCAAGGACCCGCGTCGGGTAAGAATGAGCAACGATGATGCAGCGCCAAGCGAAGCGGGGACAGGCGATGACTGA
- a CDS encoding transposase — MPRTIAIDSPECASLPEAIEALAQQDFDPREEESTLEAALWLRRLTNNRTFLADLLLDRLAGRSDGGVESGYGPQAIILSPRRGNMFLRANIWPAEHDLFFRNSGAAAFVYGVPHDHNFSFLTSGYLGPGYRSDYFEYDYDALSGYEGEPAGLRFVERSALSQGKLMLYRAHRDVHSQLPAESLSVSLNVMHIDPAQGWFDQYGFDLERGEVTRVLSPNATEVFLRTAVASGSEAALDFAEWVGRTHPSDRMRLASFEARAGLIAEPDARQELWRTAEAAGCRMVAETAKRRRTDIRA, encoded by the coding sequence ATGCCGCGTACCATCGCAATCGATTCACCGGAATGCGCCTCGCTGCCTGAGGCGATTGAAGCGCTCGCCCAACAGGATTTCGATCCGCGCGAAGAGGAAAGCACCTTGGAAGCGGCCCTGTGGCTGCGCCGCCTGACCAACAATCGCACCTTCCTTGCCGACCTGCTGCTGGATCGACTGGCTGGCCGAAGCGACGGCGGGGTTGAAAGCGGATACGGTCCGCAAGCGATCATCCTGAGCCCACGGCGCGGCAACATGTTCCTGCGCGCCAACATCTGGCCAGCGGAGCATGATCTGTTTTTCCGCAACAGCGGTGCGGCGGCTTTTGTCTATGGCGTGCCGCACGATCACAATTTCTCATTCCTGACGAGCGGATATCTGGGGCCGGGCTATCGCAGCGACTACTTCGAATATGACTACGATGCCCTGAGCGGATATGAAGGCGAACCGGCGGGGTTGCGGTTCGTGGAGCGCAGCGCGCTAAGCCAAGGCAAGCTGATGCTGTACCGCGCCCACCGCGACGTTCATTCGCAATTGCCTGCCGAAAGCCTGTCGGTTTCGCTGAACGTCATGCACATCGATCCGGCTCAGGGGTGGTTCGACCAATATGGTTTCGATCTTGAACGCGGCGAAGTGACGCGTGTCCTCAGCCCGAATGCGACGGAAGTCTTCCTGCGAACAGCCGTCGCGAGCGGTTCCGAAGCGGCGCTGGATTTTGCGGAATGGGTAGGACGGACCCATCCGAGTGACCGAATGCGGCTTGCCAGCTTTGAGGCGAGGGCCGGATTGATTGCGGAGCCGGACGCACGCCAAGAACTTTGGCGCACAGCAGAAGCTGCGGGATGCCGGATGGTCGCGGAAACGGCCAAACGCAGGCGCACGGACATCCGTGCCTAG
- the ruvX gene encoding Holliday junction resolvase RuvX: MITESALDFADALPDGGVLLGLDLGTKTIGTATCDAGWRFATNGKTIVRGKWGKDREKIAALIAERTVKGLVLGLPLNMDGSAGPRAQASRAFARNAAEAFALPILLWDERWSTQSAEAAMIGQDMSRKKRAEAIDSHAAAVILQGAIDRLASGML; encoded by the coding sequence CTGATTACCGAAAGCGCCCTCGACTTTGCCGATGCCCTGCCCGATGGCGGAGTGCTGCTGGGGCTGGACCTCGGCACCAAGACGATTGGCACCGCGACATGCGACGCGGGCTGGCGCTTTGCCACCAATGGCAAGACCATAGTCCGGGGCAAATGGGGCAAGGACCGGGAAAAAATCGCCGCGCTGATCGCCGAACGGACCGTCAAGGGGCTGGTGCTAGGTTTGCCGCTCAACATGGATGGCAGCGCAGGGCCGCGCGCTCAGGCAAGCCGCGCCTTTGCCCGCAATGCCGCAGAAGCCTTTGCCCTGCCGATCCTGCTATGGGATGAACGCTGGTCAACACAAAGCGCCGAGGCCGCAATGATTGGTCAGGACATGAGCCGCAAGAAGCGCGCCGAGGCAATCGACAGCCACGCGGCGGCGGTGATCTTGCAAGGCGCCATCGACAGGCTTGCCAGCGGGATGCTCTGA
- a CDS encoding DUF3089 domain-containing protein, protein MAKKFLYFVAISIVLILVAAIAFRIWGEEIARAALVPTAEFEAQAPLEPNAYQDPALWYSRPGIGVNDPARWQPAYASDHGPLPTPADQRPPQHAVFFIHPTSYLSRENWNAPIGEEEAERIARIYVRGMASPFNAASEIWAPRYRQATMGSFLTDEPEGQQAIDAAYADVLEAYRFFIESVDAETPIVLAGHSQGSLHLLRLLREEVKGSPVADRLVAAYVIGWPISVEHDVPELGFAACATPQQTGCILSWSSFAEPADPSALMETYAKSIGFDGQPRGDSRILCTNPLTGMFGGEAAADRNLGTLVPDDSMSNGELVPDAVPARCDDRGLLLIGDPPELGSYVLPGNNYHVYDIPLFWANTQADVARRVEAKVGGGASAN, encoded by the coding sequence ATGGCGAAGAAGTTTCTCTATTTCGTCGCAATCAGCATCGTCCTGATCCTCGTTGCCGCCATCGCTTTCCGCATATGGGGCGAAGAGATCGCGCGCGCCGCGCTCGTGCCCACCGCTGAGTTCGAAGCGCAAGCGCCGCTCGAACCCAATGCCTATCAGGATCCCGCCCTCTGGTATTCGCGCCCCGGCATTGGCGTGAACGACCCCGCACGATGGCAGCCTGCCTATGCCAGCGATCACGGGCCGCTGCCAACACCCGCCGATCAGCGCCCGCCGCAGCACGCCGTATTTTTCATCCATCCGACGAGCTATCTGAGCCGCGAAAACTGGAACGCGCCTATCGGCGAAGAGGAGGCGGAGCGCATTGCCCGCATCTATGTGCGCGGCATGGCGAGCCCGTTCAACGCAGCGAGCGAGATCTGGGCACCACGATATCGTCAAGCCACCATGGGATCGTTCCTGACTGACGAACCCGAGGGCCAGCAGGCGATTGATGCTGCCTATGCGGACGTGCTGGAGGCCTATCGCTTCTTTATCGAATCGGTGGACGCTGAAACGCCTATCGTGCTGGCCGGACATAGCCAGGGCTCACTCCATCTCCTGCGCCTGCTGCGCGAGGAAGTGAAAGGCTCGCCGGTCGCGGATCGTCTAGTCGCTGCCTATGTCATCGGATGGCCGATCTCGGTGGAACATGACGTCCCCGAACTCGGGTTTGCCGCCTGCGCTACGCCGCAGCAGACGGGCTGCATCCTGTCCTGGTCGAGCTTCGCTGAGCCGGCCGATCCTTCCGCTTTGATGGAGACCTATGCCAAATCGATCGGGTTTGACGGGCAACCGCGCGGTGACAGCCGTATCCTGTGCACCAATCCGCTGACAGGCATGTTCGGCGGAGAGGCCGCAGCGGATCGCAACCTCGGAACGCTCGTTCCGGATGACAGCATGTCCAACGGTGAACTGGTTCCCGATGCGGTGCCGGCACGATGCGACGATCGCGGCCTGCTGCTGATAGGTGATCCGCCCGAACTGGGTTCCTATGTCCTGCCAGGCAACAATTACCACGTCTATGACATCCCGCTATTCTGGGCCAACACACAGGCCGATGTCGCCCGCCGGGTCGAAGCGAAGGTAGGCGGCGGAGCGTCGGCAAACTGA
- the lepB gene encoding signal peptidase I: MTQSETPASGTPENEPHPHEELRKQLAEKDAEKSDKVDWFAEIRGLALMLLAVLAFHSLVAKPFYIPSTSMMPTLHVGDRLVVSKYPYGWSWASVSFHLMPRGDWRVFGSTPEYGDIVIPVHPTRDEDYIKRVVGLPGDTIEVRDGRLILNGVPVKREVVPPVRIPFEPELMCENGPCLANFDAYRVRDADGQQYFEPPTYRETLPNGATYLIIDHKNQYLDNFGPYTVPEGNVFVMGDNRDESADSRASAEERGLGYGVPLENIGGRAEFITFSLDGSATWNPLSWFSAMRGERAWSTLRPAIAEQPEAAE, from the coding sequence TTGACCCAATCCGAAACCCCCGCATCCGGCACTCCAGAGAACGAGCCGCATCCCCACGAAGAGCTGAGAAAGCAGCTCGCCGAAAAGGATGCGGAAAAATCGGACAAGGTCGATTGGTTCGCCGAAATTCGGGGGCTTGCGCTGATGTTGCTCGCGGTGCTGGCATTCCATTCGCTGGTGGCCAAGCCGTTCTACATTCCGTCCACATCAATGATGCCGACCCTGCATGTCGGCGATCGTCTGGTTGTCAGCAAATACCCATACGGTTGGTCTTGGGCTTCGGTCAGCTTCCACCTCATGCCGCGCGGCGATTGGCGCGTATTCGGTTCGACACCGGAATATGGCGATATCGTGATCCCGGTGCATCCTACCCGCGACGAAGACTACATCAAGCGTGTGGTCGGGCTGCCGGGAGATACGATCGAAGTGCGCGACGGGCGGCTGATCCTCAATGGCGTTCCGGTCAAGCGCGAAGTGGTTCCGCCGGTGCGCATTCCGTTCGAGCCGGAACTGATGTGCGAAAACGGCCCGTGCCTTGCCAATTTCGATGCCTATCGCGTGCGCGATGCGGATGGTCAGCAATATTTCGAGCCGCCGACCTATCGCGAAACCCTTCCCAATGGCGCGACCTATCTGATCATCGATCACAAGAACCAGTATCTCGACAATTTCGGCCCCTACACCGTGCCCGAAGGCAATGTCTTCGTCATGGGTGACAATCGCGATGAGAGTGCCGACAGTCGTGCGTCTGCGGAAGAACGCGGCCTTGGTTATGGAGTACCGCTGGAAAACATTGGTGGCCGGGCTGAATTCATCACCTTCTCGCTCGACGGATCAGCCACCTGGAACCCGCTAAGCTGGTTCTCGGCCATGCGCGGTGAACGGGCATGGAGCACGTTGCGTCCTGCAATCGCCGAACAGCCCGAAGCGGCAGAATAA
- the acpS gene encoding holo-ACP synthase — MIIGLGSDLCNIERIANSLERYGERFENRVFTETERAKARRRPFTIAGTYAKRFAAKEAFSKAVGTGFKRGVFMKDIGVVNAPSGAPTLALTGGAAKRLEEMIPPGHEATIHLTLTDDHPWAQAFVIIEAHPKA; from the coding sequence ATGATCATCGGGCTTGGCTCTGACCTCTGCAATATTGAGCGGATCGCCAATTCGCTTGAACGCTATGGCGAACGCTTCGAAAACCGCGTCTTTACCGAAACCGAGCGCGCCAAGGCCCGCCGTCGCCCCTTCACCATCGCCGGCACCTACGCCAAGCGCTTCGCTGCGAAAGAAGCTTTCAGCAAGGCTGTCGGCACCGGTTTCAAGCGTGGAGTGTTCATGAAGGACATCGGCGTCGTCAACGCTCCTTCAGGTGCGCCGACACTCGCGCTGACAGGCGGCGCGGCAAAGCGGCTTGAAGAAATGATCCCGCCGGGCCATGAGGCCACCATTCATCTTACCCTAACCGACGATCATCCATGGGCGCAGGCCTTCGTCATCATCGAAGCGCATCCAAAAGCCTGA
- a CDS encoding pyridoxal phosphate biosynthetic protein codes for MRRADMSQEELPPLSSAQKTWSLAAAILFLIAIGFLGFALNTGILRSFAIGWVALQIFGFVGSLKFAKGDFAHPLFKSQVMLHGIALVLLGVLIARAG; via the coding sequence ATGAGGCGCGCTGATATGTCGCAGGAGGAACTTCCCCCGCTGTCATCAGCGCAAAAGACATGGTCGCTTGCCGCGGCCATTCTGTTTCTGATCGCCATCGGCTTCCTCGGCTTTGCGCTCAACACCGGTATCCTGCGCAGTTTCGCCATCGGCTGGGTCGCACTGCAAATTTTCGGATTCGTGGGATCGCTCAAATTCGCAAAGGGCGATTTCGCCCATCCTTTGTTCAAATCGCAGGTGATGCTCCACGGGATCGCGCTGGTACTGCTGGGTGTCCTGATCGCGAGGGCCGGATAA